One genomic segment of Salinigranum rubrum includes these proteins:
- a CDS encoding sensor histidine kinase — protein sequence MTHPVTEGGATDSFDYVHELWTRCLDPSVEFERKLDRLLTSESDRFDLPYGFFTHVDAAEDTQEIVRAHGSHELLQPGQTCPLSKSYCRKTIAQADGRLRVNEALSDGWGDDPAYEVFELGSYVGSTVETTDGIYGTLCFASSNPRDEPIADREALLVDMFAQWVSYELVTRERPTRSADRPEQLRNVAELAAHDLRNPLSVASSQLALLQEGVQDAVDRIDAAHARMEHIIDDLNLLARLDEPVTAPECVDLRTCVSAAWEMVQTEEATLAVELDGATVSGDPSRLTRLFENLFHNAIHHGSSAATVRVGTLADGFYVEDDGPGIPPDERELVLSPGYSTTPDGTGFGLSIVRQIVDAHDWTLTITAGDSGGARFEVTGASTG from the coding sequence ATGACACATCCGGTCACCGAGGGAGGGGCCACCGACAGCTTCGACTACGTCCACGAGCTGTGGACACGGTGTCTGGATCCGTCCGTCGAGTTCGAGCGGAAGCTCGATCGACTGCTGACGTCCGAGAGCGACCGATTCGACCTTCCCTACGGGTTCTTCACCCACGTCGACGCGGCGGAGGACACACAGGAGATCGTCAGGGCACACGGGAGCCACGAACTGCTCCAGCCCGGCCAGACGTGCCCCCTCTCGAAGTCCTACTGCCGGAAGACCATCGCGCAGGCCGACGGGAGGCTCCGTGTGAACGAGGCACTCTCGGACGGATGGGGGGACGACCCGGCGTACGAGGTGTTCGAACTCGGCAGTTACGTCGGTTCGACCGTCGAAACGACCGACGGGATCTACGGCACCCTCTGTTTCGCGAGTTCGAATCCCCGTGACGAGCCGATCGCCGACCGGGAGGCGCTGCTCGTCGACATGTTCGCACAGTGGGTGAGTTACGAACTCGTCACACGGGAGCGACCGACCCGGTCGGCAGACCGACCCGAACAGCTCCGCAACGTGGCCGAACTGGCCGCCCACGACCTCCGGAACCCACTGAGCGTCGCCAGTAGCCAACTCGCCTTGCTGCAGGAGGGAGTCCAAGACGCGGTCGACCGCATCGACGCGGCTCACGCGCGAATGGAGCACATCATCGACGATCTGAACCTCCTCGCCCGCCTCGACGAACCGGTCACCGCCCCCGAGTGTGTCGACCTCCGGACGTGCGTGTCGGCGGCATGGGAGATGGTACAGACCGAAGAGGCGACGCTGGCGGTCGAACTGGACGGAGCCACGGTCAGCGGCGACCCGAGCCGTCTCACTCGCCTGTTCGAGAACCTGTTCCACAACGCTATCCACCACGGTAGTTCCGCGGCGACGGTCCGCGTCGGCACACTCGCCGACGGGTTCTACGTCGAAGACGACGGTCCGGGGATTCCCCCCGACGAGCGCGAGTTGGTGCTCTCCCCCGGATACTCGACGACCCCGGACGGCACCGGGTTCGGTCTCAGCATCGTTCGTCAGATCGTCGACGCCCACGACTGGACGCTCACGATCACGGCGGGGGACAGCGGTGGCGCCCGGTTCGAGGTGACGGGCGCGAGTACGGGATAG
- a CDS encoding cytochrome c oxidase subunit 3 → MSLEEHDDHGHGGHHLPAVEDWPRGFGEASWWPFVTALGGAGIYIGAALYIMAQGESAIVGPMVGPGVAVGSIGLFLVGIYGWLYHAFVVHFWDRGIDHHSETKLRWGMIAFLGSELATFGAVFTYYFFIRAGTWPPQELPHLTSSLVIANTALLVASSFTLHWAHVAIRNENRRNFILGLAVTLLLGIVFIGGQVLEYYEFIVREGFTITSGIYSSAFFGLTGLHGLHVSLGAVILGIVFVRALFGQYSADRHVSVSTASMYWHFVDVVWIFLVVVLYVGAEVA, encoded by the coding sequence ATGAGTCTGGAAGAACACGACGACCACGGCCACGGTGGCCACCACCTCCCGGCGGTCGAGGACTGGCCGCGGGGGTTCGGTGAGGCTAGCTGGTGGCCCTTCGTCACCGCGCTCGGCGGCGCGGGCATCTACATCGGTGCCGCGCTGTACATCATGGCACAGGGAGAGAGCGCCATCGTCGGCCCGATGGTCGGCCCCGGCGTCGCCGTCGGCTCCATCGGCCTGTTCCTCGTCGGCATCTACGGCTGGCTCTACCACGCCTTCGTCGTCCACTTCTGGGACCGCGGCATCGACCACCACTCCGAGACCAAACTGCGGTGGGGCATGATCGCCTTCTTGGGCTCCGAACTCGCTACGTTCGGCGCCGTGTTCACGTACTACTTCTTCATCCGTGCGGGGACGTGGCCGCCCCAGGAGTTGCCACACCTGACGAGTTCGCTCGTCATCGCCAACACCGCGCTGCTGGTGGCGTCTTCGTTCACGCTCCACTGGGCGCACGTCGCCATCCGCAACGAGAACCGCCGCAACTTCATCCTCGGCCTCGCCGTGACGCTGCTCCTCGGAATCGTCTTCATCGGCGGGCAGGTGCTGGAGTACTACGAGTTCATCGTGCGCGAGGGGTTCACGATTACCTCGGGCATCTACTCGTCGGCCTTCTTCGGCCTGACGGGCCTGCACGGTCTCCACGTCTCGCTCGGCGCGGTCATCCTCGGTATCGTCTTCGTTCGTGCCCTCTTCGGGCAGTACTCGGCGGACCGGCACGTCTCCGTGTCGACCGCCTCGATGTACTGGCACTTCGTCGACGTCGTCTGGATCTTCCTCGTCGTCGTGCTCTACGTCGGCGCGGAAGTCGCATAA
- a CDS encoding DUF7410 domain-containing protein gives MSTNTPSPSTEPDSPADPSDAISVAQRTDVETAVPAEAPVYRCDYCGRPFATESYRTLHHGLAHEGVLTDEGREAFEAAYEDENASLRRFRIIALGLLVLLYFGFLFVFAVVT, from the coding sequence ATGTCCACGAACACGCCATCCCCTTCGACCGAACCGGACTCGCCCGCCGACCCGAGCGACGCGATCAGCGTCGCCCAGCGAACCGACGTCGAGACGGCCGTGCCTGCGGAGGCTCCCGTCTATCGGTGTGACTACTGCGGCCGGCCGTTCGCCACCGAGTCGTACCGCACGCTCCACCACGGACTCGCCCACGAGGGCGTTCTGACCGACGAAGGGCGCGAGGCGTTCGAGGCGGCCTACGAGGACGAGAACGCGTCGCTCCGACGGTTTCGGATCATCGCGCTCGGCCTCCTCGTGCTCCTGTACTTCGGCTTCCTGTTCGTCTTCGCCGTGGTGACGTGA
- a CDS encoding phytoene/squalene synthase family protein, whose translation MSRHVDRPPGVDADLEWCHEAVQGVSRTFALTVDVLEEPMSSYICVGYLVCRIADTVEDADDIPPEEQARLLRLYDAALDPEDETTIEAFVENVEPYLPPEEERSDDWSVVAHSPRVVRTFEGLPHDVREAVTPPARELVQGMAMFVERYAEKGGLRIQSREELEEYCYYAAGTVGNLITNLLTRGDVASERRAKLYETAEEFGLLLQLVNIAKDVRDDYEEENNVYLPAEWLAEEGITQDDVLEPDNASGTAAVVERTADHATGYLDDAQTYLETVPLTDGNTLAAWAIPFLLAVGTLRELLARPEDAVSSKGVKISRQEVFAVVGAMTSNAGRESLAELKELIYRQPYHVARTSAD comes from the coding sequence ATGTCTAGACACGTAGACCGTCCGCCGGGAGTCGACGCCGACTTGGAGTGGTGTCACGAAGCGGTACAGGGCGTCTCACGCACCTTTGCCCTGACCGTGGACGTGCTCGAAGAGCCCATGTCGTCGTACATCTGTGTCGGCTATCTCGTCTGCCGCATCGCCGATACCGTGGAGGACGCCGACGACATCCCACCCGAAGAACAGGCGCGCCTCCTCCGTCTCTACGACGCGGCGCTCGACCCCGAGGACGAGACCACCATCGAGGCGTTCGTCGAGAACGTCGAGCCGTACCTCCCTCCCGAGGAGGAGCGCTCGGACGACTGGAGCGTCGTCGCCCACTCCCCGCGCGTGGTCCGCACCTTCGAGGGCCTTCCCCACGACGTCCGCGAGGCGGTCACGCCGCCCGCGCGTGAACTGGTCCAGGGCATGGCGATGTTCGTCGAGCGCTACGCCGAGAAGGGTGGACTCCGCATTCAGTCCCGCGAGGAACTGGAGGAGTACTGCTACTACGCCGCCGGCACCGTGGGCAACCTCATCACGAACCTCCTCACCCGCGGCGACGTCGCCTCCGAGCGCCGCGCGAAACTGTACGAGACCGCGGAGGAGTTCGGCCTCCTCCTCCAGTTGGTGAACATCGCGAAGGACGTCCGCGACGACTACGAGGAGGAGAACAACGTCTACCTCCCGGCGGAGTGGCTCGCCGAGGAGGGTATCACCCAAGACGACGTCCTCGAACCGGACAACGCGTCGGGCACCGCTGCTGTCGTCGAGCGCACCGCCGACCACGCCACGGGCTACCTCGACGACGCCCAGACGTACCTCGAGACGGTCCCGCTCACCGACGGCAACACGCTCGCCGCGTGGGCCATCCCGTTCCTCCTCGCCGTCGGCACCCTCCGGGAACTGCTCGCCCGTCCCGAGGACGCCGTCTCGTCGAAGGGCGTGAAGATATCCCGACAGGAGGTGTTCGCCGTCGTCGGCGCGATGACGAGCAACGCCGGCCGGGAGTCGCTCGCGGAGCTGAAAGAACTCATCTACCGCCAGCCGTACCACGTCGCGCGGACGAGCGCGGACTGA
- a CDS encoding acyl-CoA dehydrogenase, with translation MDFALTTEQRQIRDMVAEFVDEEIVPRAAEIDETDEFPHDLIDEMADLGLMGMPFPEEYGGAGLDYHSYAIGLEEISRGSGGLGTIVAAHTSLAGNMLYEFGSEAQKTEYLEPLNIGTDIGAFALSEAGAGSDVPAMETVAKREGDEYVVDGSKLWISNGSVADTVTLFAKTDEEAGNRGISSFVVRPDEDDGFHVEGTEHKLGDKGCPTAELRFDEMRLPADRLIGEEGRGFVQALKTLNGGRITIAARGVGIARAALDEAKRYANDREQFGQPIGEFQSIKHKLADMDTKVQAAKLLMHKAADRKIRGESYIKEAAQAKLYSSEVSREVANEAIQIHGGYGYTKDFPVERFYRDAKLNEIYEGTSEILRNTIGDQVLDS, from the coding sequence ATGGACTTCGCTCTCACCACGGAGCAGCGACAGATCAGGGACATGGTCGCGGAGTTCGTCGACGAGGAGATCGTGCCGCGCGCCGCGGAGATCGACGAGACCGACGAGTTCCCCCACGACCTCATCGACGAGATGGCCGACCTCGGTCTGATGGGGATGCCCTTCCCGGAGGAGTACGGCGGAGCGGGCCTCGACTACCACTCGTACGCCATCGGCCTCGAAGAGATATCGCGGGGGAGCGGCGGCCTCGGCACTATCGTCGCCGCTCACACCTCGCTCGCGGGGAACATGCTCTACGAGTTCGGGAGCGAGGCCCAGAAGACCGAGTACCTCGAACCGCTGAACATCGGCACCGACATCGGCGCGTTCGCGCTCTCGGAGGCCGGTGCCGGCTCGGACGTGCCCGCGATGGAGACGGTCGCGAAGCGCGAGGGCGACGAGTACGTCGTCGACGGGTCGAAGCTGTGGATATCCAACGGATCGGTCGCCGACACGGTCACGCTGTTCGCCAAGACCGACGAGGAGGCCGGCAACAGGGGCATCTCCTCGTTCGTCGTCCGCCCCGACGAGGACGACGGCTTCCACGTCGAGGGCACCGAACACAAACTCGGCGACAAGGGCTGTCCCACCGCAGAGTTGCGGTTCGACGAGATGCGCCTCCCCGCGGACCGCCTCATCGGCGAGGAGGGACGAGGGTTCGTCCAGGCGCTGAAGACGCTCAACGGCGGCCGCATCACCATCGCCGCACGCGGTGTCGGCATCGCCCGCGCGGCACTGGACGAGGCGAAACGGTACGCGAACGACCGCGAGCAGTTCGGGCAGCCCATCGGCGAGTTCCAGTCCATCAAACACAAGCTGGCGGACATGGACACGAAGGTGCAGGCGGCGAAGCTCCTGATGCACAAGGCCGCGGACCGGAAGATACGCGGCGAATCCTACATCAAGGAGGCCGCCCAGGCGAAGCTCTACTCCTCAGAGGTTTCGAGAGAGGTGGCGAACGAGGCCATCCAGATACACGGCGGCTACGGCTACACGAAGGACTTCCCGGTCGAGCGTTTTTACCGCGACGCGAAGCTCAACGAAATCTACGAGGGGACGTCCGAAATCCTCCGGAACACGATCGGCGACCAGGTGCTGGACTCCTGA
- a CDS encoding DUF7111 family protein, with translation MSSARAEENGVTARYYETNTERVLEFDRDGRTAAIAQNREGYAMLKVRPTADGDELERYYGFDMALDHAGELLGVDPRSLPVPDDAADMGM, from the coding sequence ATGAGTAGCGCCCGTGCGGAGGAAAACGGCGTGACCGCCCGGTACTACGAGACGAACACCGAGCGCGTGCTGGAGTTCGACCGCGACGGCCGAACGGCCGCTATCGCGCAGAACCGCGAGGGCTACGCGATGTTGAAGGTACGTCCGACCGCCGACGGCGACGAACTCGAACGCTACTACGGCTTCGACATGGCGCTGGACCACGCCGGCGAACTCCTGGGCGTGGACCCCCGTTCGCTCCCGGTGCCCGACGACGCCGCGGACATGGGAATGTGA
- a CDS encoding protein sorting system archaetidylserine synthase (This PssA-like phosphatidyltransferase, along with a PssD-like decarboxylase, is required in Haloarchaea for the archaeosortase ArtA to replace the PGF-CTERM sorting signal with a C-terminal lipid anchor.): MKPRFVGRLGLADAVTVGNAGLGFLAAVAATVDVTIAARLILLAAIADALDGVVARKVGSTPAGPYLDSLADVASFGVAPALLVALVVRGAWSGTPLRVGVGLAATAGFVVMAVVRLGLYTAYDTDVSETQGVQTTLAATLIAASVLAGFASPTTLVPLTFVLAALMVTTVTYPDLHAQDALVMGVVQFAAIVAPGWYGRGFAYALLFLALSYLLLGPVLYWRDGL; the protein is encoded by the coding sequence ATGAAGCCGCGGTTCGTCGGTCGACTCGGCCTCGCGGACGCCGTGACCGTCGGGAACGCCGGGCTGGGCTTCCTCGCGGCGGTCGCGGCGACGGTCGACGTGACCATCGCGGCACGGCTCATCCTGCTCGCGGCCATCGCCGACGCGCTCGACGGCGTCGTCGCCCGCAAGGTCGGATCGACGCCCGCCGGTCCGTACCTCGACTCGCTGGCCGACGTCGCCTCGTTCGGCGTCGCCCCGGCGCTCCTCGTCGCCCTCGTCGTCCGGGGGGCGTGGAGCGGGACGCCGCTCCGGGTCGGCGTCGGCCTCGCGGCGACCGCCGGGTTCGTCGTGATGGCTGTCGTTCGGCTCGGCCTCTACACGGCGTACGACACCGACGTGAGCGAAACCCAGGGCGTCCAGACCACGCTCGCGGCGACCCTCATCGCCGCGAGCGTGCTCGCGGGGTTCGCCTCCCCGACGACGCTGGTCCCGCTCACGTTCGTGCTGGCCGCGCTGATGGTCACTACCGTCACCTACCCCGACCTCCACGCACAGGACGCGCTCGTGATGGGAGTCGTCCAGTTCGCCGCCATCGTCGCCCCGGGGTGGTACGGCCGGGGGTTCGCCTACGCCCTGCTCTTCTTGGCGCTCAGCTATCTCCTCTTGGGACCGGTCCTGTACTGGCGCGACGGGCTCTGA